In Terriglobus sp. TAA 43, a single window of DNA contains:
- a CDS encoding ribonuclease T, which translates to MRPFYILSAFAIAASVLGHMSPRASAQEIKSAPGQFDYYVLNLSWSPAFCDNMKTLNESERNSAGKDLECSAPRAFVLHGLWPQNFNGSYPSSCAQRPGPRNLERNLDMTPNIALLKHEWNKHGTCTTLSPEGFFATARQAYTSVTIPEFFQSLDHEAQMSPAQIVTLFYKANPTFPQGSFNLSCGNNQLTAIEACFDKDIHAIACQSLRACHANSVKIVPQNNGGIVQ; encoded by the coding sequence ATGCGACCTTTCTACATACTGTCCGCTTTTGCAATTGCAGCGTCCGTTCTTGGACACATGTCACCACGCGCCTCAGCACAAGAGATCAAGTCAGCACCGGGACAATTCGATTACTACGTGCTGAACCTCTCCTGGTCACCTGCCTTTTGCGACAACATGAAGACGTTGAATGAGAGCGAACGCAATAGTGCTGGCAAAGACTTGGAGTGTTCCGCACCGCGTGCGTTTGTGCTTCACGGATTGTGGCCGCAAAACTTCAACGGCTCGTACCCTTCATCATGTGCGCAACGCCCGGGTCCACGAAACCTGGAACGCAATCTGGACATGACACCAAACATCGCGTTGCTGAAGCATGAGTGGAACAAACACGGCACCTGCACAACACTATCGCCGGAAGGGTTCTTCGCTACAGCGCGCCAGGCGTACACGTCAGTGACCATCCCGGAGTTCTTTCAGTCTTTGGATCATGAGGCGCAGATGTCCCCCGCGCAGATCGTCACGCTGTTCTACAAAGCAAACCCCACATTCCCACAAGGCAGCTTCAATCTCTCCTGCGGCAACAACCAACTGACAGCCATCGAAGCATGCTTTGACAAAGACATCCACGCCATTGCCTGCCAAAGCCTTCGTGCCTGCCACGCAAACAGCGTGAAGATCGTTCCACAGAACAACGGTGGCATCGTCCAATAG
- the add gene encoding adenosine deaminase, with the protein MTKIEVDREWLSGLPKCELHLHLEGTIVPETLVRLSQRNDAEPLTLRGAEKLYVYEDFIGFLMAFKAVSERIQTPADYELITYEMIHRLSQQGVKHAEVYISVGILLRFKQQITVEDMIAAVERGRKLAEQDFGTTIFWIFDAVRHFGVEEAAVVFAKAAELKQQYPSIVGIGIGGDEARGPAAEFKDLYAEAKAAGLHLTVHAGESVPASSIWSAINIGAERIGHALSAVDDPELLDVLAEKQIPLELNVTSNLRTGCCKSIETHPVRHYFERGLMITLNSDDPPMFGANLLDEYKTVQREFEFTNEQMRELAANSVEASFLPPARKIALLAEVERYR; encoded by the coding sequence GTGACGAAGATTGAAGTTGATCGCGAATGGCTAAGCGGCCTGCCCAAGTGCGAGCTGCATCTGCACCTGGAAGGCACAATCGTGCCCGAAACCCTGGTTCGTTTATCCCAGCGCAATGATGCCGAGCCCCTAACCCTTCGGGGAGCAGAAAAGCTCTACGTCTACGAAGATTTCATCGGCTTTCTGATGGCCTTCAAGGCCGTAAGCGAACGCATTCAGACACCTGCCGATTACGAGCTGATCACCTACGAGATGATCCATCGCCTCTCACAGCAGGGCGTGAAGCATGCCGAGGTCTATATCTCCGTTGGCATCCTTCTGCGGTTCAAGCAACAGATCACTGTGGAAGACATGATCGCTGCCGTGGAACGCGGGCGCAAACTTGCCGAACAGGATTTCGGCACCACCATTTTCTGGATCTTCGACGCCGTCCGTCACTTCGGCGTAGAAGAAGCTGCGGTGGTGTTTGCAAAAGCGGCAGAGTTGAAACAGCAATATCCCAGCATCGTTGGCATTGGTATTGGTGGCGACGAAGCGCGCGGTCCTGCCGCTGAGTTCAAAGATCTCTACGCAGAAGCAAAAGCAGCCGGTTTGCACTTGACCGTGCATGCGGGTGAGAGTGTTCCGGCATCAAGCATCTGGAGCGCGATCAACATCGGCGCAGAGCGCATTGGTCACGCGTTGTCAGCGGTCGATGATCCTGAATTGCTCGACGTGCTTGCAGAGAAACAAATTCCCCTCGAGCTCAACGTCACCAGCAATCTGCGCACAGGTTGTTGCAAGTCCATCGAGACACATCCCGTCCGCCACTACTTTGAGCGCGGTCTGATGATCACGCTCAATTCCGACGATCCCCCCATGTTCGGAGCGAATCTGCTCGACGAGTACAAAACCGTGCAGCGTGAATTTGAATTCACCAACGAACAGATGCGCGAGCTGGCAGCAAACTCCGTAGAAGCGAGCTTCCTTCCACCTGCGCGCAAGATCGCTTTGTTGGCTGAAGTGGAACGCTACCGCTAA
- a CDS encoding ATP-dependent helicase, whose amino-acid sequence MSRFLEKMNPQQQEGVLTVDGPVLLLAGAGSGKTRVITHRIAHLVEDKGVPADSILAVTFTNKAAKEMGERVEALIGHSSLAKPLISTFHSLCVRILRRDIEALRVNGVGLTKSFVIYDESDQQAIVKQALKRLGVDDKQLKPRVALGRISWAKNHMIDPQEYFLASTNPLEERIAHIFKIYKDELNKNNAMDFDDLLLETVRLLKTSQEVRERYQRKYRYLLIDEYQDTNRPQYELMRLLSGKHGNVCVVGDEDQSIYSWRGADIKNILDFEKDFENTKIIRLEQNYRSTQIILEGAGAVVRNNTQRKGKELYTTREGGSLIGYYEAPDGENEALFIADRIATYIRETTQAGDTPKCAVLYRTNSQSRLVEESLRRYNIQYHMVGGFSFYDRAEVKDLLSYLKLVQNPNDSIALNRVVNSPPRGIGKTTMETLERIALTTGMSTWEAIQRAQEQQLLPARALTALNSFQQLIRDARAMLGSGFGDALAADAGIAATTEFVGEEENASTESDADEGTSFDTSFNFGFDFGPSEERSTIAPENAHIEDASFDFGYAEEEPLALAAAADTDSENTSFDFSFNGNGSATPSLFAAPQQTVSFNPFEASKQQAAKKQKRSAQDTFAELREKATPIVESQTTPVETSTRIDGFRAPGDPATLPELIKFLNDRSGYIKQLENEGTPESFSRIENLKELANAAQDAQERGETLADFLDHAALVSDADSINMDARVTLMTLHASKGLEFPLVFLCGMEEGLFPSSRTLQDPNGLEEERRLCYVGMTRAMDTLVLTRARYRRRYGSDMPDASVGSRFLEEIPSRLVEDLGSPEDRPAFRSEYGGNRYGGGNRWGKKRGDDEFGERHYSYEDEDQSGATPPQKPKSNYGLQFGAHKKPANPNSIDNIASFFGGSTQFSGHKRPKMDIPEATGSTELSRGAGVRHPKYGEGRVVSREGSGSDAKITVEFRQHGVKKLVEKFAQLEKL is encoded by the coding sequence GTGTCGCGCTTCCTGGAAAAAATGAATCCGCAGCAGCAGGAAGGCGTGCTGACGGTGGACGGCCCTGTCCTTCTGCTCGCCGGTGCTGGTTCTGGTAAGACGCGCGTCATCACGCATCGCATCGCACATCTCGTCGAAGACAAAGGTGTGCCCGCAGATTCTATCCTCGCCGTCACCTTTACCAATAAGGCCGCGAAGGAGATGGGTGAACGTGTCGAAGCGCTAATCGGTCACTCGTCACTTGCCAAGCCGCTCATCTCTACCTTCCATTCGCTCTGCGTGCGTATTCTTCGACGCGACATTGAAGCGTTGCGTGTGAATGGTGTGGGCCTGACCAAAAGCTTCGTCATCTATGACGAGAGCGATCAGCAGGCCATCGTCAAGCAGGCATTGAAACGCCTCGGCGTGGATGACAAGCAGTTGAAGCCGCGCGTAGCGCTGGGTCGCATTTCGTGGGCGAAGAACCACATGATCGATCCACAGGAATACTTCCTGGCATCGACCAATCCGCTGGAAGAACGCATCGCACACATCTTCAAGATCTACAAAGATGAGTTGAACAAGAACAACGCGATGGACTTCGACGATCTCCTCCTGGAGACCGTGCGCTTGCTGAAGACGAGCCAGGAAGTTCGCGAACGTTATCAACGCAAATACCGCTATCTGCTCATCGACGAGTATCAAGACACGAACCGTCCACAGTACGAACTGATGCGTCTGCTTAGCGGCAAACATGGCAACGTCTGCGTCGTTGGTGATGAAGATCAGTCCATCTATAGCTGGCGCGGCGCGGACATCAAAAACATCCTTGATTTCGAGAAAGACTTCGAGAATACGAAGATCATCCGTCTGGAACAGAACTATCGTTCCACGCAGATCATTCTTGAAGGCGCGGGCGCGGTCGTCCGCAACAACACGCAGCGCAAGGGTAAAGAACTTTACACCACTCGCGAGGGCGGCTCGCTCATCGGCTATTACGAAGCGCCCGATGGCGAGAATGAAGCGCTGTTCATTGCAGATCGCATCGCCACATACATCCGCGAAACTACCCAAGCAGGCGATACACCCAAGTGCGCTGTGCTGTACCGTACCAATTCGCAATCGCGATTGGTAGAAGAGTCGCTGCGCCGTTACAACATCCAGTACCACATGGTCGGTGGTTTCAGCTTCTACGATCGTGCAGAAGTGAAGGACCTGCTCAGTTATCTGAAACTGGTGCAGAACCCGAACGACTCGATCGCGCTGAATCGCGTCGTCAACTCGCCCCCACGCGGCATCGGCAAAACTACGATGGAGACGCTGGAACGCATTGCGCTGACCACGGGCATGAGCACATGGGAAGCCATTCAGCGCGCACAAGAGCAGCAGCTCCTCCCTGCGCGCGCGCTCACTGCACTGAACAGTTTCCAGCAACTGATCAGAGATGCGCGCGCTATGCTGGGCTCGGGCTTTGGTGATGCTCTCGCCGCAGATGCAGGGATCGCAGCCACTACGGAGTTCGTAGGCGAAGAGGAGAATGCATCCACCGAAAGCGACGCGGATGAAGGCACCTCATTCGACACCAGCTTCAACTTCGGTTTCGACTTTGGTCCAAGCGAAGAGCGCAGCACCATCGCACCAGAAAATGCGCACATCGAAGATGCCAGCTTCGACTTCGGTTATGCGGAGGAAGAACCACTCGCGCTAGCCGCAGCTGCGGACACTGATAGCGAAAACACCAGCTTCGATTTCAGCTTCAACGGCAACGGATCTGCGACGCCATCGCTCTTTGCGGCACCGCAGCAGACTGTTTCTTTCAATCCCTTCGAAGCGAGCAAGCAGCAAGCCGCAAAGAAGCAGAAGCGCTCCGCGCAGGACACCTTCGCAGAACTCCGCGAAAAGGCCACACCTATCGTTGAATCTCAAACGACGCCCGTCGAAACCAGCACGCGGATTGACGGCTTTCGTGCGCCCGGTGATCCAGCTACGTTGCCAGAGTTGATTAAGTTTCTGAACGATCGCAGTGGCTACATCAAGCAGCTTGAGAACGAAGGAACACCGGAATCCTTCAGCCGCATTGAAAACCTGAAGGAACTTGCCAACGCTGCGCAGGATGCGCAGGAGCGCGGCGAAACGCTGGCTGACTTTCTGGACCACGCTGCCCTCGTCAGCGACGCTGACAGCATCAACATGGATGCGCGTGTCACGCTGATGACGCTCCATGCGTCCAAGGGCCTGGAGTTTCCTCTGGTTTTCCTCTGCGGAATGGAAGAGGGGCTATTCCCTTCCTCGCGCACGCTGCAGGACCCCAATGGGCTGGAAGAAGAGCGTCGCCTCTGCTACGTCGGCATGACGCGTGCCATGGACACACTTGTTCTCACACGTGCACGGTATCGTCGCCGCTACGGCTCAGACATGCCGGATGCCAGCGTTGGTTCGCGGTTTCTGGAAGAGATTCCGTCACGCCTGGTGGAGGACCTCGGTTCCCCCGAAGATCGGCCCGCCTTCCGTAGTGAATACGGTGGAAATCGCTATGGCGGCGGTAATCGCTGGGGCAAGAAGCGCGGCGACGATGAGTTTGGCGAACGCCACTACAGCTACGAAGACGAAGATCAGAGCGGTGCCACGCCACCTCAGAAGCCAAAAAGTAACTACGGCCTTCAGTTTGGCGCGCATAAGAAGCCCGCAAACCCGAACAGCATCGATAACATTGCCAGTTTCTTCGGCGGATCGACCCAGTTCAGTGGCCACAAACGGCCGAAGATGGACATCCCGGAAGCCACTGGATCTACCGAATTGAGCCGCGGGGCGGGCGTCCGACACCCTAAATATGGTGAAGGCAGGGTGGTATCGCGAGAAGGTTCGGGCTCCGACGCCAAGATTACGGTAGAATTTCGACAGCACGGCGTGAAGAAGCTGGTTGAGAAGTTCGCCCAGCTTGAAAAGCTCTGA
- a CDS encoding glycoside hydrolase family 130 protein, with protein MRLGLAVGVAVFLGLGGAAAAQSPFGTWTRPVDQPVIRPVKDTTFVDPITSQTVHWQALHTFNPAAIVRNGKVYVLYRAEDDSGSMTIGGHVSRLGLAVSDDGIHFQQMPEPVLYPAKDAQEERESPGGVEDPRIVESPDGTYVLTYTQWSRKLDRYSVGIATSRDLTHWQKQGPAFQGALDGRYDTYKYKSAAILAERKGDRLVAAKVNGKYWMFWGDLGIRLATSDDLIHWTPVEAVPGEVKVVLKPRAGLPDSDFPEAGPPPVLTKQGIVMLYNGKNKDGEGRDPKLKAGTYAVLQAVLSADNPEKIVARTDAPVFQPQLPFEQSGQYAAGTTFSEGLVLFKGKWWMYYGCADSFVGVATAAVNP; from the coding sequence GTGCGTTTGGGATTGGCCGTAGGTGTCGCAGTGTTCTTGGGGCTGGGAGGGGCTGCGGCAGCGCAGTCGCCGTTTGGAACGTGGACACGGCCGGTGGATCAGCCGGTCATTCGCCCGGTCAAAGACACCACGTTTGTCGATCCCATTACCAGCCAGACCGTGCATTGGCAGGCGCTGCACACCTTCAATCCAGCGGCAATTGTTCGCAACGGCAAGGTCTATGTCCTTTATCGTGCGGAGGATGACTCAGGTTCCATGACAATTGGCGGCCACGTCTCACGGCTTGGTTTGGCGGTGAGTGACGACGGCATTCACTTCCAGCAGATGCCAGAGCCGGTGCTGTACCCCGCGAAGGATGCGCAGGAGGAGCGGGAGTCTCCGGGTGGTGTAGAAGATCCGCGTATTGTCGAATCACCCGACGGAACGTATGTACTGACCTACACGCAGTGGTCACGTAAGCTCGACCGATATTCGGTTGGTATCGCCACTTCGCGCGATCTGACGCACTGGCAGAAGCAAGGGCCGGCATTTCAAGGCGCGCTTGATGGGCGCTACGACACGTATAAGTACAAGTCGGCTGCGATCCTGGCGGAACGCAAGGGCGACAGGCTGGTGGCCGCAAAGGTGAATGGGAAGTACTGGATGTTCTGGGGCGACCTGGGCATTCGGCTTGCGACGTCAGATGACCTGATTCACTGGACGCCCGTGGAAGCCGTTCCGGGCGAGGTGAAGGTCGTCCTAAAGCCGAGGGCCGGGTTGCCGGACAGCGATTTTCCCGAGGCCGGACCGCCTCCGGTGTTAACGAAGCAGGGCATTGTGATGCTCTACAACGGCAAGAACAAGGATGGCGAAGGCCGCGACCCAAAGTTGAAAGCCGGAACCTATGCCGTGTTGCAAGCGGTGTTGTCAGCAGACAATCCTGAGAAGATCGTGGCCAGAACGGATGCGCCAGTCTTCCAGCCGCAACTGCCATTTGAGCAAAGTGGCCAGTATGCAGCAGGAACGACGTTTTCTGAAGGGCTGGTGCTATTCAAAGGCAAATGGTGGATGTATTACGGCTGTGCCGACTCGTTTGTCGGCGTAGCCACAGCAGCTGTGAATCCATAG
- a CDS encoding glycoside hydrolase family 32 protein, with the protein MYRPLRALALLIAVMPLHSLAQQQPASESDLRPRVHFSPEQNWTNDPNGLVYFDGEYHLFYQYAPESMTPAHMSWGHAVSTDLLHWQELGVAIPARGEEAIFTGSVVVDEHNTSGLCKDGKACLVAIYTGNYGSGKTQQEVQEIAVSQDRGRTFTPYNGNPVLDLHMSDYRDPGVLWDEESKRWTMVVALPNMHQVYFYTSPDLKTWTKVSSFGPTGAVGGQWECPNLVKVSDASGTSLWALKIGINPGGLQGGSGEQYFLGSFDGKQFTQSTESGSHGWSDYGKDSYCALSYNNRPAGHKPALIGWMDNWQYADRQPSFPWRGQMTVPRTLTLLRDKAGIALAEEPVVSPLRTGKAISISLSADDKGTLLGQAPMELNLKFIPTDAKIFGVRLYSDDSHWTELGFDLSRQRMWMDRTHSGMQITSSFPTKTEAPISLERPLDLRLVLDRISVESFAQNGSIAMTNLVFPLTSAATLKPFTEDGKGIRITGEAWHLQSTLAAKH; encoded by the coding sequence ATGTATCGCCCTCTTCGCGCTCTCGCTCTGCTTATCGCCGTAATGCCTCTTCACAGTCTTGCCCAGCAGCAACCTGCGTCCGAGAGTGATCTGCGTCCGCGCGTCCACTTTTCACCAGAACAGAACTGGACCAATGATCCGAATGGATTGGTCTACTTTGATGGCGAGTACCACCTCTTTTATCAATACGCACCAGAGAGTATGACCCCGGCGCATATGAGTTGGGGACACGCCGTCAGCACAGACCTGCTTCATTGGCAGGAGCTTGGCGTCGCCATTCCGGCGCGGGGCGAAGAAGCAATCTTTACCGGCAGCGTTGTCGTAGACGAACACAACACCAGCGGCCTCTGCAAAGACGGCAAAGCCTGTCTCGTCGCCATCTATACCGGAAACTACGGCTCCGGAAAAACACAGCAAGAGGTGCAGGAGATTGCCGTGAGCCAGGATCGCGGGCGCACCTTTACCCCGTACAACGGCAACCCCGTCCTTGATCTTCACATGTCTGACTACCGCGATCCTGGCGTCCTCTGGGACGAAGAGTCAAAGCGGTGGACCATGGTGGTAGCCCTTCCCAACATGCACCAGGTGTACTTCTATACCTCGCCTGATCTGAAGACGTGGACAAAAGTAAGCAGCTTTGGCCCCACCGGCGCAGTCGGCGGTCAATGGGAGTGCCCCAATCTGGTGAAGGTCTCTGACGCCTCAGGCACATCACTGTGGGCACTAAAGATCGGCATCAATCCAGGCGGCCTGCAAGGCGGTTCGGGGGAGCAGTATTTCCTGGGTAGTTTCGATGGGAAGCAGTTCACGCAGAGCACTGAGTCCGGCTCACATGGCTGGAGCGACTACGGCAAAGACAGCTACTGCGCGTTGTCGTACAACAATCGGCCCGCAGGTCATAAACCTGCGTTGATTGGCTGGATGGACAACTGGCAATACGCCGATAGGCAGCCCTCCTTCCCATGGCGAGGACAAATGACGGTACCGCGCACATTGACGTTGCTGCGCGATAAAGCCGGCATCGCCCTTGCAGAAGAACCCGTTGTTTCACCGCTGAGAACCGGCAAAGCTATTTCAATAAGCCTTTCGGCGGATGACAAAGGCACTCTTCTCGGACAGGCTCCGATGGAATTGAATCTGAAGTTCATTCCGACGGATGCAAAGATCTTTGGCGTTCGCCTTTACTCGGACGATTCTCACTGGACGGAACTTGGATTCGATCTTTCGCGCCAGCGGATGTGGATGGACCGAACGCACTCCGGTATGCAGATCACCTCATCGTTCCCGACGAAGACAGAAGCACCCATCTCACTGGAACGTCCGCTTGATCTGCGGTTGGTGCTTGATCGCATCTCAGTGGAATCGTTCGCGCAGAACGGCAGCATTGCGATGACGAATCTTGTCTTCCCGCTGACGTCTGCAGCCACCCTCAAACCATTTACTGAGGATGGAAAAGGCATTCGCATCACCGGTGAAGCGTGGCATCTGCAATCCACGCTGGCAGCGAAACATTGA
- a CDS encoding alkene reductase: MPTLFDPIRVGDLDLPNRIFMAPLTRLRGTVNHIPRPELMAEYYRQRASAGLIISEGTPVDPKGVGYPQVPGIWSAEQVEAWKPIVEAVHQAGGRIFSQIWHVGRISHSSYLDGEPPVAPSEIAADGHVSLVRPITGFETPRALTVGEIHGVVEQFGRAAENAKAAGFDGVELHGANGYLLDQFLQSGSNTRQDEYGGSIENRARLMLQATDAAISVFGPGRVGMHLAPRSDSHGISDANGTETFSYVATELGKRTIAFLMAREHEAADSRGPMLKKLFGGVYVVNEGFTLQSANAILARGDADAVGFGKEFIANPDLPRRLKEGAALNAPNPASFYSHGPEGYTDYPALP, from the coding sequence ATGCCGACTTTATTTGATCCCATTCGCGTGGGTGACCTTGATCTGCCGAACCGCATTTTTATGGCGCCACTGACGCGTCTGCGTGGCACGGTCAACCATATTCCACGTCCGGAGCTGATGGCGGAGTATTATCGCCAACGCGCTTCGGCGGGATTGATCATCAGCGAAGGAACGCCGGTCGATCCGAAGGGTGTGGGCTATCCACAGGTGCCAGGTATCTGGTCTGCAGAGCAGGTAGAGGCGTGGAAGCCCATTGTGGAAGCGGTCCACCAGGCGGGTGGCCGCATCTTTTCGCAGATATGGCATGTAGGGCGCATCTCGCATTCTTCGTATCTGGATGGGGAGCCGCCAGTTGCTCCCAGCGAGATTGCAGCGGATGGTCATGTGAGCCTGGTGCGCCCCATCACTGGATTTGAGACGCCTCGCGCACTGACCGTTGGTGAAATTCACGGTGTGGTGGAGCAGTTTGGACGGGCCGCGGAAAATGCCAAAGCTGCTGGTTTCGATGGTGTAGAGCTGCATGGAGCGAATGGTTATTTACTGGATCAGTTCCTGCAGAGTGGAAGCAATACACGCCAGGATGAATATGGTGGTTCCATCGAGAATCGCGCACGGCTCATGTTGCAGGCCACGGATGCTGCGATTTCGGTGTTTGGCCCGGGGCGGGTAGGCATGCATCTTGCTCCACGAAGCGACTCCCACGGGATTAGCGATGCCAATGGAACGGAGACGTTTTCCTACGTGGCCACAGAACTCGGGAAGCGGACGATTGCATTCCTGATGGCGCGCGAGCATGAAGCCGCCGATAGCCGTGGGCCGATGTTGAAGAAGTTGTTCGGCGGCGTTTATGTGGTGAATGAAGGATTCACTCTGCAGAGTGCGAATGCGATTCTTGCGCGTGGAGACGCGGATGCGGTCGGATTTGGCAAGGAATTTATCGCGAATCCTGATCTTCCGCGGCGCTTGAAGGAAGGTGCGGCGCTCAATGCTCCCAACCCCGCGTCGTTCTATTCACACGGGCCTGAGGGATACACAGACTATCCTGCGCTTCCGTAG
- a CDS encoding amino acid permease, with protein MDESERPETALKKTLGPVSLTALGIGAVIGSGIFTVIGTAIAGNPATTATFWDSPVIDFLLHHGAVAGRPGAGPALAISMILVAIVCAFTGLCYAELSSMIPIAGSAYTYTYATLGELIAWIIGWDLILEYAFSNMSVSVGFAAHVVDLLDWLGFHFHPKWLSPAYLPLGLQDLQGHDIYKSGWHFGFNIPAFLIVIILTMILVRGIRESAKTNNIMVLVKIAAILIFIFAGISFIHPGNYHPFSPNGWPGVLAGGSIIFFTYIGFDSVSTASEECRQPQRDVPIGIIATLIVCTILYIGVALVLTGMVPWSSVAGDAAPVVNALKRLSTDTHSTKLHIVRLIVLLGALVGMISSILVFQLGQARVWFAMSRDRLLPDIFSKVHPRYRTPAFATWVAGILVAIPAGLFDVGTLAELSNIGTLFAFVLVSIGVVVLRRRQPDRYRGFRVPGGAIIPTLSVLFCVLLMTGLPIRTWERFFVWLIIGLFVYFFYSRKRSEFAQS; from the coding sequence ATCGACGAATCGGAGCGGCCGGAAACAGCGCTGAAAAAAACGCTGGGGCCTGTCTCGCTGACTGCGCTGGGTATCGGCGCCGTTATTGGCAGCGGCATCTTCACCGTCATCGGCACGGCCATCGCGGGCAACCCTGCAACAACGGCCACTTTCTGGGACTCTCCGGTCATTGACTTCCTGCTACACCACGGGGCAGTTGCCGGACGCCCAGGCGCTGGCCCGGCGCTGGCCATCTCTATGATCCTGGTGGCCATCGTCTGCGCCTTTACCGGTCTTTGTTATGCCGAACTTTCGAGCATGATTCCTATCGCCGGATCGGCCTACACCTATACCTATGCCACGCTGGGCGAATTGATCGCCTGGATCATCGGCTGGGACCTCATCCTGGAATACGCCTTCTCCAACATGAGCGTCAGTGTGGGCTTCGCCGCACACGTAGTTGATCTGCTGGATTGGCTGGGTTTCCATTTCCATCCGAAGTGGCTCTCGCCCGCATACCTTCCGCTTGGCCTGCAGGATCTGCAAGGGCACGACATCTACAAGTCCGGCTGGCATTTTGGCTTCAACATCCCGGCCTTCCTCATTGTCATCATCCTCACAATGATCCTGGTCCGCGGTATTCGCGAATCAGCCAAGACGAACAACATCATGGTGCTGGTGAAGATTGCTGCAATTCTGATCTTCATCTTCGCGGGCATCAGCTTCATCCATCCCGGCAACTACCACCCGTTCTCACCCAACGGCTGGCCCGGTGTGCTTGCCGGTGGATCAATCATCTTCTTCACCTACATCGGTTTTGATTCCGTCTCGACTGCGAGTGAGGAATGCCGGCAGCCACAGCGCGACGTGCCCATTGGCATCATCGCTACGCTCATCGTCTGCACCATTCTCTACATCGGCGTAGCGCTCGTTCTCACCGGCATGGTGCCGTGGTCCTCTGTTGCGGGCGATGCGGCACCAGTCGTGAATGCGTTGAAGCGCCTCAGTACCGACACGCACTCCACCAAGCTGCACATCGTACGACTGATCGTGCTTCTAGGCGCGCTGGTGGGCATGATCTCGTCCATCCTGGTCTTCCAGCTAGGTCAAGCACGCGTATGGTTCGCCATGAGCCGCGACCGCCTGCTGCCGGACATCTTCTCCAAGGTGCATCCGCGTTACCGCACACCCGCCTTTGCAACATGGGTTGCAGGCATCCTTGTGGCGATTCCTGCGGGCCTGTTCGACGTAGGTACACTCGCTGAACTTTCGAACATCGGCACGCTCTTCGCCTTCGTCTTGGTCAGCATTGGAGTGGTGGTCCTGCGGCGTCGCCAGCCAGACCGCTATCGCGGATTCCGAGTCCCCGGCGGTGCCATAATCCCAACGCTAAGCGTGCTCTTCTGCGTTCTGCTGATGACCGGCCTACCCATCCGTACATGGGAGCGCTTCTTCGTCTGGCTCATCATCGGCCTGTTCGTCTACTTCTTCTATAGCCGCAAGCGCAGCGAATTCGCCCAGTCTTAG
- a CDS encoding TIGR00730 family Rossman fold protein, giving the protein MRLKTLCVFCASASGVRVEYQRDAEALGIELARRGIGLVYGGASVGLMGVVANATLKNGGRCIGVIPHVLVDKEVSHIGLTELHVVDTMHTRKALMGEKSDAFLILPGGYGTMEELFEVLTWQTLRLHAKPTILLNTAGFYDRLLQFLDHCVEEGVLKPAARANLMVAATVEDALDQIEMALASE; this is encoded by the coding sequence ATGCGATTGAAAACGTTATGTGTCTTTTGCGCTTCAGCAAGTGGAGTGCGAGTGGAGTATCAGAGGGATGCTGAGGCTTTGGGCATTGAATTGGCGCGCCGCGGTATCGGTCTTGTCTATGGAGGCGCCAGTGTCGGCCTGATGGGAGTCGTTGCGAACGCCACGTTGAAAAATGGGGGCCGCTGCATCGGTGTTATTCCGCACGTCCTAGTCGATAAGGAAGTGTCACACATTGGCCTGACAGAATTGCACGTGGTGGACACGATGCACACGCGTAAAGCTCTCATGGGCGAGAAGTCGGATGCGTTTCTCATCCTGCCCGGCGGTTACGGAACCATGGAAGAGCTGTTTGAAGTGCTGACATGGCAAACGCTACGCCTCCATGCAAAACCCACGATTCTGCTGAACACAGCAGGGTTTTACGACCGCCTATTGCAATTCCTTGATCATTGTGTCGAGGAGGGCGTGCTGAAACCTGCGGCAAGGGCGAATCTGATGGTCGCCGCCACGGTAGAGGATGCACTGGATCAGATTGAGATGGCGCTCGCTTCAGAGTGA